One Zingiber officinale cultivar Zhangliang chromosome 10B, Zo_v1.1, whole genome shotgun sequence genomic window, TAGgcaacattaaaattaaataacaatGGCTTCTGGAAGACTGTCTCTGTCTTCGGCCTCACCTACATATTGCTGCCCTGGTTGATGTTTGTCCCTTTATTGCTAGTTTAATCTGAAAATGCTTCCTTGTCCTCACAGGTTTCATCAGTTATCTGAATTTGACCAAGGAAAGCGCAGCTGTCGCAGACGTCTGGCAGGACATAATGAGCGCCGGAGGAAGCCACCTATGCTTCTCCCATCACGCTTGGGCTGCCTTCCTCCAATTGCACACGGTTACCAGCACCTCCTAAGTCGTTTTCATGTTTCCATTTCTTTGTTTATACTGCATTTCCATACCAGTATTTGTttttatctttgtttttttttctgctGCATTTATGGTGAAACCAGTATGGTCTGTTATATAGAACAATCTAGGAGATCGAGAAGCTTTCTGGTGGATTACAGCTACCCAATTTTCTCAAGCAATGCAAGAGGTGTCTTGCCACCTGCAAGGTCCGGTCTGGTGGTTTCTAATGAATggaatgaaggtttagatgctcCACCCATTGCACCTGCTTTGCATGGTACTACACCTCCGTGTTTTCAGGGATCTTCTGCAGGGCCATTTGGCTCTCCAGAGGAATTTCCACCTGGTGAATATGTCATAGAAGTCTCGGACTCTAGCTGTGCTCTCTCTCTTCTGTCAACTCATGCATGGGATAGACACTCTACCAACAATTTTCCTTCAGAATTTCCAGCAAGCAGCAACTTGGATGGTTCGCCAATGTCTCATTCCAGCATCACCAGTGATCGTGGCCTCAACTCCTGGGGCTTCAGAGGTCATAGAGACCGGACTATTGCACATGAGATCCATGATGAAATGCCATTGGCAGGGGCAACTGGAGCTAATGGCTCTCACTTCTCCGGTGAGTTAGAGTTTGCTTTGCATGAAAATGATCAGTGCTCTGACCATGGTTCTGATAGCGCATATGATAATTCAGGCCCGAACATGCATTAGTCTCTTTAGTTTAGAACTGGTCATGGTTTATTTTGATGAAATCTTGGTGATGTAGCTTGTTTGGATGCCTTTGTTTGATGGCTAGCATCATGCATCCAAATCTTCGTGAACCCTGAATTGCTTCATTTCCAAAGATTCATGTTGTGTTACTAGACATTGATATCTATATGTATGAAACCTGTGTTCTATTACACCTAGATTGATCCAGGTTAGGAATTGtgttctattgtttttggtttgAAACTTCGATTATCCAAGGATTTGTTATGTTCATGATGAATTGATAGATCGCATTCATTAATTGAGAGAAGCCTTGTGAGGTTTGGGCTTCTGACAAATAATAATTGATGCCATAATGCATGTGGTAAAAAAGGTGATTCATTTGTCTCAggaggcgtttggtttagggtaataggagtggggaatgggaatgggaatcattgattcccattgttaatgtttggattataggaattatcttattttcatcaatcaaaatattcccttattccaaaaatacccttgacttaaaactaaaattttctccattaatatcaaatatcaaatatcaaaatatatttatttattttttctttcatatcacttatctctccttattctctctcattatattttctctctcatcatagtttctctctcatcattttatcacacacttatcacattttctctcttttcattcttttttatcacactttctctctcataatactttctctttcatcattctttttcatcatatttttctctcacattcatctttctctcacatctaattttttctcttattttcctttaagggtaaaaaaagaaactttgattctcattccgattcctattcctaggaaagaaccaaacgccctcTCAGTTTTTCATCAATCCGTTTCTAGGTTAATACAGAGAAAATAAATCATTGATAGGTATTAGCCATTAGTGCAGATGATAAAATATGGAGGGAGGCATGCCACAATGCATGAGCAACTGCAAAAGGTCACTCTGAGTACTTGAGGATGTCTTAGATTTCTATTTTCCAATGAGGTTTGGACGACACCACGACAACGACAAAAAAtatatgctattattagcaagtactgttttttcattttcaagaaaAAGGAACAGTTTGTTTACCAGGAATTTGTCTCTGGAAGATCACATAATTGCTTTTGGTTAAATTTATGCCTTTTGAGTTTATAATGTTGTCTTTAAGATTTTTTTGATACTTCAATAAGCAGTAATCATTCATCAAAAAGAGGTTTGATAAATATTTTAGATCAATTCTTGTTGtatatttattcatttaaaattttGGAGCTTACTTTTAAGACGCCAACATGTTACATATCTCTTTCGTTAGCAGATGTAACTTAAAATCAGGGCCGTCTCAACCATTTTTGAGGCCCTAGGCAGAAAaaaaatcaaggtttaaaatttcgaccttTGTCGAGGTTTCGATCCTAGTCCAGAATGATACGATTTTGACACCATATTATGTCGTGTCAATAtaatttcgatattttttaaatataaaatatattaattaaaaaataaaatatttaacataattatttaaaaaataaataagataaaaaataatcttttaaaaaggaaaagatatgaaaatagataaataaatacataaaaatttgattataatttttaaattaaaataaataaaatataaaattaattagataattttattaaaatttaataaagtctctttagattatttttatcctaactaggagttgattaaaataattaacctagtttaattaaaaaatatgaaatTCGACACCACTCGTGAGCCCGCACAACTTCGACGCTGTTGCGGGATTGCGCGACCAGCTATGGCCGCGGGCAAAAGGTGAAATTTGTCACCCTAACAACCCAACACAACTGATCTTACATGCATCTGTAAGGATATAAATCGGGAAGCTGCAGTTGGTCACTACGGGAGAGCATTTTTCTTGGTTTTACCGAGATTCGACACCTTACCCATTGTAACAATATCTATCACGTATTAGTCAACTCAACTATGTCCATGGGGtgacatttatttttattagtaaaatttaaaagggcAATTTCATATATTGCCGATGATTATTTATACAATTGGAAGTAGTGACCAACTAGGCCACGTAGCAATAATTTTATCTTATGtcaaacctaaaaaataaaaaatattttatattaactaatataGAAACAAGTAATAAAATTATTGTAAtactattaatatacattttaattagaattttttttaaaaaaatatcaattattttttaCTCCAAGAAAGGAAAGTCTCGACATAGTAGTAAAATTAATGTATGACCTAGAGGAAATAGATTTGAGTACTAGATATAGTCACTACTGTCTTTTTATcacttttaattttgataaattattaataaaatttatttattaaaaaatatttaactagtgaattattaaaaaagtgaaaggaaaataaaatttaagaaagaaACATGACGATAATGTTAAATATacttttaactttgaaaaatatttttataaaaaaatattaattaattataatcaataaatatttttaatttattaacaaaatttaattttgattaataaataaaaattttaatagtaaaaaattttaaattactaattaaattttaataaaaaataaaaata contains:
- the LOC122028859 gene encoding squamosa promoter-binding-like protein 14 isoform X2, producing MEPGSLNPSGDALHGLSFGQKIYFEDSSGGGSGSSSRPPPAPVQAAAAAAPSSSRKGKGVAQGGQPQPPRCQVEGCNADLTGLKTYYCRHKVCGMHSKAPNAIVAGLEQRFCQQCSRFHQLSEFDQGKRSCRRRLAGHNERRRKPPMLLPSRLGCLPPIAHEQSRRSRSFLVDYSYPIFSSNARGVLPPARSGLVVSNEWNEGLDAPPIAPALHGTTPPCFQGSSAGPFGSPEEFPPGEYVIEVSDSSCALSLLSTHAWDRHSTNNFPSEFPASSNLDGSPMSHSSITSDRGLNSWGFRGHRDRTIAHEIHDEMPLAGATGANGSHFSGELEFALHENDQCSDHGSDSAYDNSGPNMH
- the LOC122028859 gene encoding squamosa promoter-binding-like protein 14 isoform X1, which gives rise to MEPGSLNPSGDALHGLSFGQKIYFEDSSGGGSGSSSRPPPAPVQAAAAAAPSSSRKGKGVAQGGQPQPPRCQVEGCNADLTGLKTYYCRHKVCGMHSKAPNAIVAGLEQRFCQQCSRFHQLSEFDQGKRSCRRRLAGHNERRRKPPMLLPSRLGCLPPIAHGYQHLLSRFHVSISLFILHFHTSICFYLCFFFCCIYGETSMVCYIEQSRRSRSFLVDYSYPIFSSNARGVLPPARSGLVVSNEWNEGLDAPPIAPALHGTTPPCFQGSSAGPFGSPEEFPPGEYVIEVSDSSCALSLLSTHAWDRHSTNNFPSEFPASSNLDGSPMSHSSITSDRGLNSWGFRGHRDRTIAHEIHDEMPLAGATGANGSHFSGELEFALHENDQCSDHGSDSAYDNSGPNMH